Proteins encoded by one window of Nocardioides euryhalodurans:
- a CDS encoding PadR family transcriptional regulator: protein MSVRQALLALLEQGPMYGYQLRAEFEQRTGATWPLNVGQVYTTLARLERDGLVEKAPLDVTPGPAEDDAHVMYRVTDPGRAEVSEWFTTPVPRTQPPRDELAIKLALAVTVPGVDVGAVIQQQRSATIGALQDYTRLKRSGRAASPEVAEDLAWSLVLDSLVFAAEAEVRWLDHCEARLRRAGDLRPAAGSAQTPTATDAEEVRR, encoded by the coding sequence ATGTCGGTCAGGCAGGCGCTCCTGGCGCTGCTCGAGCAGGGCCCGATGTACGGCTACCAGCTGCGTGCCGAGTTCGAGCAGCGCACCGGGGCCACCTGGCCGCTCAACGTCGGGCAGGTCTACACGACCCTGGCCCGGCTCGAGCGGGACGGGCTCGTGGAGAAGGCTCCCCTCGACGTGACCCCAGGTCCCGCCGAGGACGACGCCCACGTGATGTACCGCGTCACCGATCCGGGCCGGGCCGAGGTGTCGGAGTGGTTCACCACGCCGGTGCCTCGGACCCAGCCACCCCGTGACGAGCTCGCCATCAAGCTCGCGCTGGCCGTGACCGTGCCGGGCGTCGACGTCGGCGCGGTGATCCAGCAGCAGCGTTCCGCCACCATCGGCGCGCTCCAGGACTACACCCGGCTCAAGCGCTCCGGCCGTGCCGCGAGCCCCGAGGTCGCCGAGGACCTCGCGTGGAGCCTGGTGCTCGACTCGCTGGTCTTCGCTGCCGAGGCCGAGGTCCGGTGGCTCGACCACTGCGAGGCCCGGTTGCGCCGTGCCGGTGACCTGCGCCCCGCCGCGGGCTCGGCGCAGACCCCGACCGCGACGGACGCCGAGGAGGTCCGGCGATGA
- a CDS encoding ABC transporter ATP-binding protein translates to MSAVLQLEAVSRTHGEGATEVHALRRVSFAAYAGELVAVMGPSGSGKSTLLTLAGGLDQPTTGTVSVEGTDLGPLGQKGRARLRRTSIGYVFQDFNLIPALTAAENVSLPRELDGEKARAAGRLARQALEEVGIGHLADRYPDEMSGGQQQRVAIARAVVGERRLILADEPTGALDTETGEEILRLIRARCDAGAAGVLVTHEARHAAWADRVVFLRDGVVIDETGSAPVEALLEPGLAR, encoded by the coding sequence ATGAGCGCCGTGCTCCAGCTCGAGGCCGTCTCCCGCACCCACGGCGAGGGCGCCACCGAGGTCCACGCCCTGCGCCGGGTCTCCTTCGCCGCGTACGCCGGCGAGCTGGTCGCCGTGATGGGCCCCTCGGGCTCGGGCAAGTCGACGCTGCTCACCCTGGCCGGGGGCCTCGACCAGCCGACCACCGGCACCGTCTCGGTCGAGGGCACCGACCTCGGCCCGCTCGGCCAGAAGGGCCGCGCCCGGCTGCGGCGTACCTCCATCGGCTACGTCTTCCAGGACTTCAACCTGATCCCCGCCCTCACCGCTGCCGAGAACGTCTCGCTCCCGCGCGAGCTCGACGGCGAGAAGGCCCGCGCGGCCGGCCGGCTGGCCCGGCAGGCGCTCGAGGAGGTCGGCATCGGCCACCTCGCGGACCGCTACCCGGACGAGATGTCGGGCGGCCAGCAGCAGCGGGTCGCCATCGCGCGGGCGGTCGTCGGCGAGCGCCGGCTCATCCTGGCCGACGAGCCGACCGGCGCGCTCGACACCGAGACCGGTGAGGAGATCCTGCGGCTGATCCGCGCCCGCTGCGACGCCGGGGCGGCAGGGGTGCTCGTCACCCACGAGGCCCGGCACGCCGCCTGGGCCGACCGGGTGGTCTTCCTGCGCGACGGCGTCGTGATCGACGAGACCGGCTCCGCCCCGGTCGAGGCGCTGCTCGAACCCGGACTGGCTCGGTGA
- a CDS encoding ABC transporter permease has protein sequence MSPRQRWAPALRVARREALRSRGRSILVLVMIALPVLGVTAADVVIQTSEISGAEAIERRIGTADARVSVERGTGQVAQTADPDTGGLSWSGGGRGQAPRTLDDVEDALGREVEAVELVTGGVLVETDAGRADVAVTETDWTSDLVEGTYRLTAGRMPEQAGEVAINGHLAERGYALGDELEGEGLADLTIVGIGENTSYRGHSIAVAQPGTFDLRTTAGSHTWLVDAGGEVAWKDVRALNAIGATVLSRAVLIDPPADSELDPELGWATGTDDAVVAVAVLVVAMALLEVVLLAGPAFAVIARRLQRSLALMAATGATPPQARRVVLASGLVLGTAGAALGVGLGLLAAWLALPVVQRFSDSYLGPYDVPWLHLLGIAAFGLVSALLAAVVPAWLASRQDVVAVLAGRRGDARPSLRSPLLGLVLLAAGAGGAAYGAVSRQNGEYVIAGSAIVAVLGMILLVPVVVATLARVARGLPLPLRYAVRDAARHRTRTVPAVSAVAATVAGVVALGIANASDAAENEATYAQSLPMGQASLTTYRDGADWDAYRAVAEKLVPGAEVTPVQGVDDTGDRSGWTEVTFRLDGEPSWLSSYGSSLGTSIPVAEAGGALPGVVTGLDDDERARAEDALSRGGVVVFVNEDLTVDEATVVVREYGPRDRSEARVRATVPAATVQVSPLETSFQGVLSAEAAEAVGVEPEATGLLVAGVPISEAQEQDVQEALAAVSEDLSFYVERGYQADDETVIVLLVLGALGGVLMLGGTLTATFLSLSDARPDLATLAAIGAAPRTRRGVAASYAAVIGLVGAALGAAVGFIPGIAVTYPLTGWSGETDPSLPTHFLDVPWLLIGSLVVALPLVTALVVGLTTRSRLPLVARID, from the coding sequence GTGAGCCCGCGGCAACGCTGGGCGCCCGCGCTGCGGGTGGCCCGGCGGGAGGCCCTGCGCTCGCGTGGGCGCAGCATCCTCGTGCTGGTGATGATCGCGCTGCCGGTCCTCGGGGTGACCGCCGCGGACGTGGTGATCCAGACCTCCGAGATCAGCGGGGCCGAGGCGATCGAGCGGCGGATCGGGACGGCCGACGCGCGCGTGAGCGTCGAGCGCGGCACCGGTCAGGTCGCCCAGACCGCCGACCCCGACACCGGGGGCCTGAGCTGGAGCGGTGGCGGGCGCGGACAGGCGCCGAGGACCCTCGACGACGTCGAGGACGCCCTGGGCCGGGAGGTCGAGGCGGTCGAGCTCGTCACCGGTGGGGTCCTGGTCGAGACCGACGCCGGCCGCGCCGACGTCGCGGTCACCGAGACCGACTGGACCTCCGACCTGGTCGAGGGCACCTACCGGCTCACCGCGGGCCGGATGCCCGAGCAGGCCGGCGAGGTCGCCATCAACGGCCACCTCGCGGAGCGCGGCTACGCCCTCGGTGACGAGCTCGAGGGGGAGGGCCTGGCCGACCTGACGATCGTCGGGATCGGCGAGAACACGTCGTACCGCGGCCACTCGATCGCGGTCGCGCAGCCGGGCACCTTCGACCTGCGGACGACGGCGGGCAGCCACACCTGGCTGGTCGACGCGGGTGGGGAGGTCGCGTGGAAGGACGTCCGGGCCCTCAACGCGATCGGCGCCACCGTGCTGTCGCGGGCGGTGCTGATCGACCCGCCCGCCGACTCCGAGCTCGACCCGGAGCTGGGCTGGGCGACCGGCACCGACGACGCCGTCGTGGCCGTGGCCGTCCTCGTCGTCGCGATGGCGCTGCTGGAGGTCGTGCTGCTCGCCGGCCCGGCGTTCGCGGTGATCGCCCGGCGGCTGCAGCGATCCCTCGCCCTGATGGCGGCCACCGGCGCGACCCCGCCACAGGCGCGACGGGTCGTGCTCGCCAGCGGTCTGGTCCTCGGCACGGCGGGCGCCGCGCTCGGGGTCGGCCTCGGCCTGCTGGCGGCGTGGCTGGCCCTGCCGGTCGTGCAGCGCTTCTCCGACAGCTACCTCGGGCCGTACGACGTCCCGTGGCTCCACCTGCTGGGCATCGCGGCGTTCGGGCTGGTCTCGGCGCTGCTCGCGGCGGTGGTCCCGGCGTGGCTCGCCTCCCGGCAGGACGTGGTCGCGGTGCTGGCCGGCCGGCGTGGCGACGCACGGCCCTCGCTGCGCTCGCCACTGCTCGGGCTGGTGCTGCTCGCCGCGGGTGCAGGTGGCGCCGCCTACGGTGCCGTGAGCCGGCAGAACGGCGAGTACGTCATCGCCGGCTCCGCGATCGTCGCCGTGCTCGGCATGATCCTGCTGGTGCCGGTCGTCGTGGCCACGCTGGCCCGGGTCGCCCGCGGCCTGCCGCTACCGCTGCGCTACGCCGTCCGCGACGCGGCCCGCCACCGGACCCGGACCGTCCCGGCCGTCTCCGCGGTGGCGGCCACGGTCGCCGGCGTGGTCGCCCTCGGCATCGCCAACGCCAGCGACGCGGCCGAGAACGAGGCGACGTACGCCCAGAGCCTGCCGATGGGGCAGGCCTCGCTGACGACCTACCGCGACGGTGCCGACTGGGACGCCTATCGGGCCGTGGCGGAGAAGCTCGTGCCCGGCGCGGAGGTCACGCCGGTGCAGGGCGTCGACGACACCGGTGACCGGTCCGGCTGGACCGAGGTGACCTTCCGCCTCGACGGCGAGCCCTCCTGGTTGTCCTCCTACGGGTCCTCGCTCGGCACGAGCATCCCCGTCGCTGAGGCCGGCGGTGCTCTCCCGGGTGTGGTGACCGGCCTCGACGACGACGAGCGTGCACGAGCGGAGGACGCACTGTCCCGGGGTGGCGTCGTGGTCTTCGTCAACGAGGACCTCACCGTCGACGAGGCCACCGTCGTCGTGCGCGAGTACGGACCCCGCGACCGGTCCGAGGCGCGGGTGCGCGCCACCGTCCCGGCCGCGACGGTCCAGGTGAGCCCGCTCGAGACGTCGTTCCAGGGCGTCCTGTCCGCGGAGGCCGCCGAGGCGGTCGGCGTGGAGCCGGAGGCCACGGGGCTGCTCGTCGCAGGCGTCCCGATCAGCGAGGCCCAGGAGCAGGACGTACAGGAGGCGCTGGCGGCGGTGTCGGAGGACCTGTCCTTCTACGTCGAGCGTGGCTACCAGGCCGACGACGAGACGGTGATCGTCCTGCTCGTGCTCGGCGCCCTCGGCGGGGTGCTGATGCTCGGCGGCACGCTCACGGCCACCTTCCTCTCGCTCTCCGACGCGCGGCCCGACCTGGCGACGCTCGCGGCGATCGGGGCCGCGCCGCGGACCCGTCGTGGCGTGGCGGCGTCGTACGCGGCGGTCATCGGGCTGGTCGGCGCCGCGCTGGGCGCCGCGGTCGGCTTCATCCCCGGCATCGCGGTGACCTATCCGCTCACGGGCTGGAGCGGGGAGACCGACCCGTCCCTGCCGACGCACTTCCTCGACGTGCCGTGGTTGTTGATCGGCTCGCTCGTGGTCGCGCTGCCGCTGGTCACCGCGCTGGTGGTCGGGCTCACCACCCGGTCCCGGCTGCCGCTGGTGGCACGGATCGACTAG